A genomic region of Melanotaenia boesemani isolate fMelBoe1 chromosome 13, fMelBoe1.pri, whole genome shotgun sequence contains the following coding sequences:
- the LOC121651180 gene encoding polyhomeotic-like protein 2, producing the protein MTSGNGNTNSSQHNGESKPAQVIDKSHILTHLIEGFVIQEGAEPFPVERPSFSIESLRRHAADSKMDGLSSKDLKTQQEPMLTCELCGRVDFAYIFKRSKRFCSTVCAKRYNVGCTKRMGLFPNRKTTLENIKKHKALNGNHKNTTLEAKKKPAPSVQKPPATPPLSTAYSVHPAQGESSQCSDLSGYKRPPSPLLAAQRIPAMQGSELPHGFFPSDPGQWNIEEVYEFISSLPGCLEIAEEFRSQEIDGQALLLLKEDHLMGTMNIKLGPALKIFAHISMLKDS; encoded by the exons ATGACCTCGGGGAATGGAAACACTAACAGCAGCCAACACAATGGAGAAAGCAAACCAGCCCAAGTTATAGACAAGTCCCACATTCTCACACATCTGATCGAAGGATTCGTTATCCAGGAAGGTGCCGAGCCTTTCCCT GTGGAGCGTCCATCTTTCTCAATAGAGAGCCTCAGAAGACACGCAGCAGACTCAAAGATGGACGGCCTCTCATCAAAGG ATTTGAAGACCCAGCAGGAGCCCATGTTGACCTGCGAGCTGTGTGGCAGGGTGGATTTCGCCTACATCTTCAAAAGGTCCAAGAGGTTTTGTTCCACAGTGTGTGCCAAACG CTACAATGTGGGATGCACTAAAAGGATGGGTCTCTTCCCAAACCGCAAGACCACCCTGGAGAACATAAAGAAACATAAAGCACTGAACGGAAACCATAAAAACACCACTTTAGAAGCTAAAAAGAAG CCTGCTCCGTCTGTGCAGAAACCTCCTGCTACACCTCCTCTCTCCACTGCATACTCAGTCCACCCTGCACAAGGAGAGTCCAGTCAATGTTCAGACCTTTCTGGCTACAAAAGACCTCCATCCCCGCTGCTGGCCGCCCAGCGGATTCCTGCAATGCAGGGCTCAGAGCTGCCCCACGGTTTCTTCCCCAGTGACCCGGGCCAGTGGAACATAGAGGAGGTCTATGAGTTCatctcctccctgccag GTTGTCTGGAGATCGCCGAGGAGTTCCGCTCACAGGAGATCGACGGACAAGctcttctgctgctgaaggaggaCCATCTCATGGGAACCATGAACATCAAACTGGGCCCAGCCCTCAAAATCTTTGCTCATATTAGCATGCTCAAAGACTCGTAG
- the kiaa2013 gene encoding uncharacterized protein KIAA2013 homolog yields the protein MWLQQRLKGLPGLLSSSWARRLLIGLLLFLIFYWYLGEKHRWNFFSGSAMPGGAAGQCLLTEIYRWKPIVERGDGLYRTPQDQLDTPFVSGNGHILIDVDSNKLWISASSQPGSAPVHQTDYSPRVAISLEGKRAEAQASMLLFRKGSVLSVRCASPAAVQSPRDCVSIREEFMAHRSRPNVYLQRIHIHNPSDKSAALDVSNGSPSFGNKFSASVEIVDDREMLLSSGRVPVENNRMVLVVVITKKLNNRIQVAAKSDYTDNIVSVVWTSDPIDSSKLEETFSTLKDGAKKELGELLRVSVDDLVMDHQHAWIDLFISGVEMRKITDSHTPSSRTVNTTLYYILSSTTAPLLGRRLNNEERARLESSLNYADHCFSGHATMHAENLWPERVSSTAQILQLVTLWTLTLQKRGCKVLVAAGAHGTMQGMVLSFGGLQFTENHLQFQADPDVLHNSYALRGIHYNQDLINLAVLLDMEGKPFLHVSVKQQEKPVKLYACEAGCLNEPVELTSEIKGHTFPVMVTQPITPLLYISTDLRHLQDLRHTLHLKAILAHEEHMANRYPGLPFLFWFSVASLITLFHLFLFKLIYNEYCGPGAKPLFRSKVAKREDGCCDSLDAA from the exons ATGTGGCTGCAGCAGAGATTGAAGGGGCTTCCGGGCTTGTTGTCAAGTAGCTGGGCGAGGAGACTCCTCATCGGACTGTTGCTCTTCCTCATATTCTACTGGTACTTGGGGGAAAAGCACAGGTGGAATTTCTTCAGCGGCTCGGCCATGCCCGGCGGAGCGGCTGGACAGTGCCTCCTTACTGAGATCTACAGGTGGAAGCCTATCGTTGAGAGAGGAGATGGGCTGTACAGAACACCTCAGGATCAACTGGACACGCCTTTTGTATCAGGTAACGGCCATATTCTGATCGATGTCGACTCCAACAAACTGTGGATATCGGCTTCTTCACAGCCCGGCTCGGCTCCGGTACACCAGACTGACTACTCACCGAGAGTCGCCATCAGTCTGGAGGGTAAGCGGGCCGAGGCCCAGGCCAGCATGCTGTTGTTCCGGAAAGGATCCGTGCTGTCGGTCCGCTGCGCCTCACCAGCCGCTGTGCAGTCACCCCGCGACTGCGTCTCCATCAGAGAGGAGTTCATGGCGCACAGAAGCAGACCTAATGTCTATCTGCAGAGAATCCACATCCATAACCCATCAGACAAAAGCGCCGCTTTGGACGTCTCCAACGGCAGTCCATCCTTTGGTAACAAGTTCTCAGCCAGTGTGGAGATAGTGGACGACAGAGAGATGTTGTTGTCCTCTGGCAGGGTGCCAGTGGAGAATAACCGGATGGTACTGGTGGTGGTGATCACCAAAAAGCTGAACAACAGGATCCAGGTCGCTGCTAAATCAGACTACACAGATAACATTGTGTCTGTGGTGTGGACCTCGGACCCCATTGACTCCTCCAAACTGGAGGAGACCTTCAGCACACTCAAAGATGGAGCCAAAAAAGAGCTGGGGGAGCTGCTGAGAGTCAGTGTGGATGACCTGGTAATGGATCACCAGCACGCCTGGATAGACCTCTTTATTTCAG GTGTTGAAATGAGGAAGATCACAgactcccacacaccatccagCCGCACAGTGAACACCACACTCTACTACATCCTGTCCTCCACCACGGCCCCGCTGCTGGGCCGAAGACTGAACAACGAAGAACGTGCACGACTCGAGTCCAGCCTCAACTACGCTGACCACTGCTTCAGCGGCCATGCCACCATGCATGCAGAGAATCTGTGGCCtgagagggtgagcagcactGCTCAGATCCTGCAGCTGGTCACATTATGGACCCTGACTCTGCAGAAGAGAGGCTGCAAGGTGCTGGTGGCAGCCGGGGCCCACGGGACCATGCAAGGCATGGTGCTCAGCTTTGGTGGCCTTCAGTTCACAGAGAACCACCTTCAGTTTCAGGCTGATCCAGATGTGCTGCACAACAGCTACGCCCTGAGGGGAATCCACTACAACCAGGACCTGATTAACCTGGCAGTGCTGTTGGACATGGAGGGGAAGCCTTTCCTGCACGTGTCTGTGAAGCAGCAGGAGAAGCCGGTGAAGCTGTACGCCTGCGAGGCCGGCTGCCTCAACGAACCCGTGGAGCTGACGTCGGAGATCAAAGGCCACACCTTCCCTGTCATGGTGACCCAGCCCATCACGCCACTGCTCTACATCTCCACAGACCTGCGCCACCTGCAGGACCTCCGCCACACCCTGCACCTCAAGGCCATCCTGGCTCATGAGGAGCACATGGCCAACCGGTATCCAGGCCTGCCCTTCCTGTTTTGGTTCAGCGTGGCTTCACTCATTACTCTCTtccacctcttcctcttcaAGCTCATATACAACGAGTACTGTGGTCCTGGAGCAAAGCCCCTCTTCAGGAGCAAG GTCGCCAAGCGTGAGGATGGCTGCTGTGACTCCCTGGATGCTGCATGA